The following are encoded together in the Leuconostoc mesenteroides subsp. mesenteroides ATCC 8293 genome:
- a CDS encoding branched-chain amino acid aminotransferase: protein MSEQRKAKAEDFDWDNLGFEYHDLPYRFRAYYKDGKWSEGGLETDSNIPVNEAATGLHYGQTIFEGLKVYRRKDGGANIFRPDRNAKRLQNSAARLMMAPVPEELFVRALKEVTKANQDFIPPYGTGATLYLRPFEFGGGPVVGVHPADNYVFEVYATPVGAYYKGGLTPTAYVTNHYDRAAHGGTGAAKAGGNYGASMLAGDEAHAAGYSDVVYLDPRLHENIEELGSANFFGITKDGRFLTPKSPSILPSVTKYSLLQVAEELGLKAEETTISINDLDQFAEAGAMGTAAVISPVGSITHNGNKHVFYSETEVGPWTQKLYDRLTAIQYGDQEGPEGWAVDVPLD, encoded by the coding sequence ATGTCAGAACAACGAAAGGCTAAAGCTGAAGATTTTGATTGGGACAACTTGGGATTTGAATACCATGACCTTCCTTATCGTTTTCGTGCCTATTATAAAGATGGTAAGTGGAGCGAAGGTGGTCTCGAAACAGACTCAAACATTCCAGTCAATGAGGCAGCAACCGGACTTCATTATGGTCAAACAATTTTCGAGGGGTTGAAAGTTTATCGCCGTAAGGATGGCGGTGCAAACATTTTCCGTCCTGACCGTAATGCAAAGCGTCTACAAAATTCAGCCGCTCGTTTGATGATGGCTCCCGTCCCCGAAGAACTTTTTGTGCGTGCTTTAAAAGAAGTTACGAAGGCAAACCAAGATTTCATCCCACCTTACGGAACTGGCGCAACACTTTATCTACGTCCCTTTGAATTTGGTGGTGGCCCAGTTGTCGGCGTGCATCCAGCAGATAACTATGTCTTTGAAGTATACGCAACTCCTGTTGGTGCTTACTACAAAGGTGGATTAACACCAACAGCCTACGTTACTAATCATTATGATCGTGCTGCTCACGGTGGTACTGGTGCAGCCAAGGCTGGTGGTAACTATGGTGCCTCAATGCTTGCTGGTGATGAAGCCCATGCTGCTGGTTATTCTGATGTTGTTTACTTGGATCCTCGTTTGCATGAAAATATTGAAGAGTTGGGATCAGCCAACTTCTTCGGTATCACAAAGGATGGTCGCTTCTTAACACCAAAGTCACCTTCAATCTTGCCATCTGTAACCAAATATTCATTGCTTCAAGTAGCTGAAGAACTTGGCCTAAAAGCTGAAGAAACAACTATTTCAATCAATGATCTTGATCAGTTTGCTGAAGCTGGTGCAATGGGAACTGCTGCTGTAATTTCTCCTGTAGGTTCAATTACACATAACGGTAACAAGCACGTATTCTATTCTGAAACAGAAGTTGGTCCTTGGACACAAAAGCTTTACGATCGTTTGACAGCCATCCAATATGGTGACCAAGAAGGTCCCGAAGGCTGGGCAGTTGACGTACCACTTGATTAA
- a CDS encoding YutD family protein translates to MDHDTLKERTLKQQEERKGTYKVKKLGNEVEIDRLTLEIVEDFKDAFDEDKLAIRYTPLLAQYDYIVGDISAEQLRLKGFYNNNKAVNNHDKIQSLQDYLYEYVNFGAPYFVLENINPRVPEVNERSKNKNKSKHHRPVTHKKESRAKVAAAKQKNKKSFVIKQK, encoded by the coding sequence ATGGATCACGACACACTAAAAGAACGTACACTCAAACAACAAGAGGAACGCAAAGGGACTTATAAAGTTAAAAAGCTGGGTAATGAGGTTGAAATTGACCGTTTGACGCTAGAAATAGTTGAAGACTTTAAAGATGCCTTTGATGAAGATAAACTAGCCATACGATACACACCGCTATTAGCTCAGTATGATTATATTGTAGGGGATATTTCTGCTGAACAATTACGCTTGAAGGGCTTTTATAATAATAATAAAGCAGTGAATAATCATGATAAAATTCAATCTTTACAGGATTATTTGTATGAATATGTGAATTTTGGCGCACCATACTTTGTTCTAGAAAATATTAATCCTCGTGTTCCTGAGGTGAACGAGCGTTCCAAAAATAAGAATAAAAGTAAGCATCATCGGCCCGTAACTCATAAAAAAGAATCAAGAGCAAAAGTGGCTGCAGCTAAACAAAAAAACAAGAAATCATTTGTGATTAAGCAAAAATAA
- a CDS encoding bifunctional metallophosphatase/5'-nucleotidase: MGTIHLLHTNDIHSHFENWPRISRYLLAGQAKYDESFTFDIGDAIDRLHPLTEATQGLSNVSLMNDVHYDGVTIGNNEGLVFSHDTMNHLYDNANFDVLLANLKEMPHDTQPKWAKNYKILTTKDNTKIGVIGLTAPYQLTYPALGWDPIAIDETLDKYLPVLRDQVDIILLLSHLGLPTDEHIAQKYDVDVIMGAHTHHLLPQGKMVSGTLLAAAGRYGENVGDITLTIKGHRIIHKSAIATPTYELAENDDDYKTVRGWIAKGRELLEQQYVCTLPREITSDEQVYDGLRALKQYYNVPVSMISTGMFSEELPKGKLSRYELLESMPHAINPMLITISGEKLLSLLHSIDEQITNLAQYPMKGSGFRGKIFGYMRFDGIDRQKNGEVLYNGETIDKGKLYKIATLDHYKWISFFPDVAQAPAKIELNLLLRELMANYYANKYKDN; this comes from the coding sequence ATGGGGACAATTCACTTATTACATACAAATGACATTCATTCGCATTTCGAAAATTGGCCGCGCATATCACGCTATTTATTAGCAGGTCAGGCTAAGTATGATGAGAGCTTTACATTTGATATTGGGGATGCAATCGACAGGTTACATCCATTGACTGAAGCAACTCAGGGGTTGAGCAATGTTTCGTTAATGAATGATGTACATTATGATGGTGTGACTATTGGAAACAACGAGGGGCTTGTTTTCTCACATGACACCATGAATCATTTATATGATAATGCTAACTTTGATGTATTATTGGCTAATTTGAAGGAAATGCCTCATGATACACAACCTAAGTGGGCTAAAAATTATAAAATTTTGACCACTAAAGATAACACGAAAATAGGTGTCATAGGATTAACAGCGCCATACCAACTAACTTATCCGGCACTTGGCTGGGATCCCATTGCTATTGATGAGACGTTAGACAAGTACTTACCAGTTTTGCGTGATCAAGTAGATATTATTTTGTTACTCTCTCATTTAGGTTTGCCAACAGATGAGCATATTGCTCAGAAATATGACGTAGATGTTATTATGGGTGCCCATACGCATCATCTGCTACCGCAAGGTAAAATGGTTAGTGGCACTCTGTTAGCAGCGGCAGGGCGCTATGGCGAAAATGTCGGTGATATCACATTAACTATCAAGGGTCATCGAATTATTCATAAGTCGGCGATAGCAACACCCACTTATGAGTTAGCAGAAAACGATGATGATTATAAAACAGTTCGGGGTTGGATTGCTAAAGGGCGAGAATTACTCGAACAACAGTACGTGTGCACATTGCCTCGTGAGATAACATCAGATGAACAAGTTTATGATGGCTTACGTGCTTTGAAGCAGTATTATAATGTGCCAGTGTCAATGATTTCTACAGGGATGTTTAGTGAAGAGTTACCAAAAGGAAAACTAAGTCGCTATGAACTACTAGAAAGTATGCCACACGCAATTAATCCAATGCTAATTACCATATCTGGAGAAAAGCTGCTCTCCTTATTGCACAGTATTGACGAACAGATAACGAACTTAGCGCAGTATCCTATGAAAGGTAGTGGGTTTCGAGGTAAAATTTTTGGTTATATGCGCTTTGATGGTATTGATCGACAAAAGAATGGTGAAGTTTTGTATAATGGAGAGACGATCGATAAAGGTAAATTGTATAAAATAGCGACACTCGATCATTACAAGTGGATTTCTTTTTTCCCAGATGTAGCGCAAGCGCCAGCAAAAATAGAATTAAATCTACTTTTGCGTGAACTTATGGCAAATTATTATGCGAATAAATATAAGGATAACTAA
- a CDS encoding aminopeptidase P family protein, whose translation MSKYYEARIAKLQKLLAKLNLDGMIVYQGFNTKYLTGFEGGTGDGIVVVGKKNARLITDARYEEDYKNRLPEGVDFKVTRDYFGVAVETAQEFGIKKLAFEASLPYDIYDYLDELLPADIDFDALPKAIEVLREVKDVQELEALRKAANASVKSFKDLLPFIKPGKTEREVANELDRLQKIYGAQKASFDTIVASGYRSALPHGEATDKVIENGELVTIDFGYYVDGYTSDVTRTIAVGNVSDELKTIYEIVKQANQNAIDVVKPGISGSEIDKVARDYITEHGYGQQFNHGGGHGVGLDIHEGPAISPRSSDEMQVGHLLTIEPGIYLANQGGVRIEDDVIVTTDGFENLTAALPKDLIVIEE comes from the coding sequence ATGTCAAAGTACTATGAGGCGCGTATTGCTAAATTGCAGAAGCTACTGGCCAAGCTTAACTTGGACGGTATGATTGTTTATCAAGGTTTTAATACAAAATATTTAACTGGATTTGAAGGTGGCACAGGTGATGGTATTGTAGTTGTTGGCAAGAAGAATGCTCGCTTAATTACAGATGCTCGTTACGAAGAAGACTACAAAAATAGATTACCTGAGGGTGTTGATTTTAAAGTCACACGTGATTATTTCGGTGTTGCCGTAGAAACAGCGCAAGAATTTGGTATCAAGAAGTTGGCTTTCGAAGCAAGCTTACCTTATGACATTTATGATTACTTGGATGAATTATTGCCAGCAGATATTGATTTTGATGCATTGCCAAAAGCTATTGAAGTGTTACGCGAAGTCAAAGACGTACAAGAATTAGAAGCTTTACGTAAGGCGGCTAACGCTTCAGTGAAATCATTTAAGGACTTGCTACCCTTTATAAAACCGGGTAAGACAGAGCGTGAAGTTGCTAATGAATTGGACAGACTACAAAAAATATATGGTGCACAAAAAGCATCATTTGATACAATTGTTGCCTCTGGATATCGATCAGCATTACCACACGGTGAAGCAACTGACAAAGTGATTGAAAATGGTGAGTTAGTGACCATCGATTTTGGGTATTATGTTGATGGCTATACTTCGGATGTAACACGAACAATTGCTGTGGGCAATGTTAGTGATGAACTGAAGACTATTTATGAAATTGTTAAACAGGCTAATCAAAATGCTATTGATGTTGTTAAACCAGGAATATCGGGTAGCGAAATTGATAAAGTGGCACGTGATTATATTACAGAACATGGCTATGGTCAGCAATTTAATCATGGTGGTGGTCATGGCGTTGGTCTGGACATTCATGAAGGTCCAGCAATTAGCCCACGTTCTAGTGATGAAATGCAAGTTGGGCATTTGCTAACAATTGAACCAGGAATTTATCTAGCTAATCAGGGTGGCGTCCGTATTGAGGATGACGTTATTGTTACGACAGATGGTTTTGAAAATTTGACAGCGGCGTTGCCTAAAGATTTAATAGTTATTGAGGAATAG
- the rpmA gene encoding 50S ribosomal protein L27, whose translation MLMNQENLQMFAHHKGGGSSANGRDSAGRRLGTKVADGQDLTAGSIIYRQRGTHIYPGVNVKKGGDDTLFALTDGVVKFERKGREKRQVSVYTREQYNEIVAAAK comes from the coding sequence ATGTTGATGAATCAAGAAAACTTGCAGATGTTCGCGCACCACAAAGGTGGCGGATCTTCAGCCAACGGTCGTGACTCAGCTGGTCGTCGTCTAGGAACTAAGGTTGCTGACGGACAAGACTTAACTGCTGGTTCAATCATTTACCGCCAACGTGGTACGCATATTTATCCAGGCGTAAACGTTAAAAAGGGTGGCGATGACACATTGTTTGCTTTGACAGACGGTGTTGTTAAGTTTGAACGTAAAGGTCGCGAAAAGCGTCAAGTATCTGTTTACACACGTGAACAATACAATGAAATTGTTGCTGCTGCAAAGTAA
- the rplU gene encoding 50S ribosomal protein L21, with amino-acid sequence MAYAIIVTGGKQYKVAEGDTIFVEKLDAEAGEKVTFDQVVLTDSKIGTPFVEGAKVEGTVEKQGKQKKVITFKYRAKKHSHTKQGHRQPYTRVKIDSIA; translated from the coding sequence ATGGCATACGCAATTATTGTAACTGGCGGCAAACAATATAAAGTCGCTGAAGGCGACACAATCTTCGTCGAAAAGTTAGATGCAGAAGCAGGTGAAAAGGTTACTTTTGACCAAGTTGTATTAACTGATTCAAAGATTGGTACACCTTTTGTTGAAGGTGCAAAGGTCGAAGGTACTGTGGAAAAGCAAGGCAAGCAAAAGAAAGTTATTACTTTCAAGTACCGTGCCAAGAAGCATTCACATACTAAGCAAGGCCACCGCCAACCATATACACGCGTGAAGATTGATTCAATCGCGTAA
- a CDS encoding TetR/AcrR family transcriptional regulator, which yields MSNKTDARVVRTKHIIQAETILLLSTQPDFSITTLLARANITRGTFYKYYRNKEHLISEINDSLINDLLEHTQQTFKITDMINTVSKQAAFYNAVLNHDIDKPFSDALYSRLRTQMATRTRELNDEERRAQQYQWEVINAGFWAIMAKWLADNMNISQSDLFKEFTELWRINTNTVASNGLNLFDFSNGNELI from the coding sequence ATGTCAAATAAAACTGATGCACGTGTTGTACGTACTAAACACATTATTCAAGCTGAAACAATTTTATTACTATCAACTCAGCCAGATTTTTCTATCACAACCCTATTGGCTCGTGCGAATATCACGCGCGGCACATTCTACAAATATTATCGTAACAAAGAACATCTTATATCTGAGATTAATGATTCCTTGATTAATGACCTACTGGAACATACGCAACAAACTTTTAAAATAACCGACATGATCAATACGGTTAGTAAACAAGCGGCTTTTTATAATGCTGTTTTGAACCATGATATTGACAAACCATTTAGTGATGCACTATATAGTAGGCTGCGTACCCAAATGGCAACCCGTACCAGGGAATTAAACGACGAAGAACGACGGGCGCAACAATATCAATGGGAAGTTATCAATGCTGGCTTTTGGGCCATCATGGCTAAGTGGTTAGCGGATAATATGAACATTTCGCAATCTGACTTGTTTAAAGAATTTACAGAGCTATGGCGAATCAATACCAACACGGTTGCCAGCAACGGATTGAACCTATTCGACTTTAGCAATGGTAATGAACTGATATGA
- a CDS encoding SemiSWEET family transporter — protein MKETNFIKYLSWIATVMAVLMYVSYIPQIADNLAGSKANPLQPLVAAINCTLWVIYALKKNHRDIPVALANFPGIIFGLIAFVTAV, from the coding sequence GTGAAAGAAACAAATTTTATAAAGTACCTAAGCTGGATTGCGACCGTCATGGCTGTGTTAATGTATGTTTCGTATATCCCTCAAATAGCAGATAATCTAGCTGGCTCTAAGGCGAATCCCTTACAACCACTGGTGGCGGCTATCAATTGTACCTTGTGGGTTATCTACGCACTAAAAAAGAATCATCGCGACATACCTGTCGCCTTAGCTAATTTTCCAGGCATAATATTTGGTCTAATTGCTTTCGTGACTGCCGTTTAA
- a CDS encoding GNAT family N-acetyltransferase → MMNVRTVKLADAPTLLNIYKPYVERTTSTFEYNVPTIQDFEDRIANTLEKYPYIVIEEDNTILGYAYAHEFNSRGAYKWTVEISVYVSQEARSRGIGKMLYSEIENILKKQNVVHIIACITEENETSKKFHERMGYENVGLFKKIGFKSGKWLDNFWMQKTLCPSDQPKEFVPFSSL, encoded by the coding sequence ATGATGAATGTTCGCACGGTGAAGTTAGCAGACGCACCAACATTATTGAATATCTACAAACCTTACGTCGAAAGAACAACCTCTACTTTCGAGTACAATGTTCCTACTATCCAGGATTTTGAAGACCGAATCGCCAATACGCTTGAGAAATACCCTTATATCGTCATAGAAGAAGATAACACGATTTTAGGCTATGCTTACGCTCATGAGTTTAATAGTCGTGGCGCGTACAAATGGACCGTTGAAATTAGCGTATACGTCTCACAAGAAGCTCGCAGTCGCGGAATAGGTAAAATGCTCTATTCCGAAATTGAAAATATATTAAAAAAGCAAAATGTTGTTCATATTATCGCTTGCATTACTGAAGAGAATGAAACAAGTAAGAAGTTCCATGAACGAATGGGCTATGAGAATGTTGGCTTGTTTAAAAAAATAGGTTTTAAATCTGGAAAATGGCTAGATAACTTTTGGATGCAAAAAACACTCTGTCCTTCTGATCAACCGAAAGAGTTTGTGCCTTTTAGCTCATTATAA
- the rarD gene encoding EamA family transporter RarD has translation MENKRLGIISGLSAYLLWGMLGVFWKLLSVVPAMDTLAYRIVWSLVTISVVLTFQKSWKEVWHVIIELIQNHKMGLIILSAFLISINWFLYIDMVTHEQATEASLSYYIMPLMNVVVAVIFLHEKLSRSKIVALILVIIGVVILTIQTGSLPLNTLLMAATFCFYGLIKKQVPLPATISLTLETLFVAPIALVYLFLSPHVMIQNGPKITILLIMSGILTVIPLLLFAVANKNTDFITLSFIQYLNPTIQLLMAIFVLHEAFNWHKVIVFAFIWTGILVFIIGSLNSYYKLKKTAS, from the coding sequence ATGGAAAATAAACGTCTAGGAATTATTTCAGGCCTCTCTGCATACCTTCTGTGGGGCATGCTTGGTGTGTTCTGGAAACTATTAAGTGTTGTCCCAGCAATGGATACTTTAGCCTATCGAATTGTTTGGTCGCTTGTAACCATTAGTGTGGTGTTAACCTTTCAAAAAAGTTGGAAAGAAGTCTGGCACGTCATTATTGAATTAATCCAAAATCACAAAATGGGTTTGATTATATTAAGTGCCTTCCTAATCTCAATTAACTGGTTTTTATATATCGATATGGTTACTCATGAGCAAGCCACTGAAGCGAGCCTCTCTTACTATATAATGCCACTAATGAATGTAGTTGTCGCAGTTATTTTCTTACATGAAAAACTATCAAGGTCCAAAATAGTCGCCTTAATACTTGTTATTATTGGCGTTGTCATCCTAACTATTCAAACTGGATCACTACCTTTAAATACACTACTAATGGCGGCTACATTTTGTTTCTATGGCTTGATCAAAAAACAAGTACCCTTACCAGCTACAATTTCATTAACACTGGAAACCCTCTTCGTTGCACCTATTGCTTTAGTTTATCTGTTCTTATCTCCACATGTGATGATACAAAATGGGCCTAAGATTACAATTCTATTGATTATGAGTGGTATCTTAACGGTTATCCCCTTACTCTTATTCGCTGTTGCCAATAAAAATACTGACTTTATCACGTTGAGTTTTATTCAATATCTTAATCCAACTATTCAATTGCTTATGGCCATTTTTGTTTTGCATGAAGCCTTTAACTGGCATAAGGTCATTGTGTTTGCTTTTATTTGGACTGGCATACTCGTATTTATTATTGGTAGTTTGAATAGCTATTATAAATTGAAAAAAACAGCTTCATAA
- a CDS encoding DMT family transporter, translating to MSWIFLLFAGISEILWSTAMKLSDGFSKVGWAVITVVGLITSMLCLLQAVKHLSFSLAYPIWTGIGAVGSVLVGVILFHDKFSTATWFFVALLIVAIIGIKMTAGE from the coding sequence ATGTCTTGGATCTTTTTGTTGTTTGCGGGTATTTCGGAAATATTATGGTCAACTGCTATGAAGTTAAGTGATGGTTTTTCTAAAGTGGGTTGGGCTGTTATTACTGTAGTAGGTCTAATTACTAGCATGCTTTGTCTTCTGCAAGCTGTTAAACACTTATCATTTAGTCTCGCTTACCCAATATGGACAGGTATTGGCGCTGTTGGTTCAGTCCTTGTGGGGGTTATCCTTTTTCACGATAAATTCTCAACTGCTACGTGGTTTTTTGTTGCATTATTGATTGTTGCAATTATTGGAATAAAGATGACAGCCGGAGAGTGA
- the typA gene encoding translational GTPase TypA, with the protein MANREDIRNIAIIAHVDHGKTTLVNELLKQSDTLDSRKELGDRAMDTNDIEKERGITILSKNTAVKVGDKQINILDTPGHADFGGEVERIMGMVDGVLLVVDAFEGTMPQTRFVLKKAFEQHLTPIVIVNKVDRPGARPEEVVDEVLDLFIELGADEEDLDFPVIFASAMNGTSSLSPNVDDQEHTMKPIFDAVFNTIPSPVDNSDEPLQFQVAMLDYNDFVGRIGIGRVKRGTIKIGDNVEVLKLDGSTQSFRVTKLAGFIGLDQVDIQEAKAGDLIAVSGMEDISVGETVADPAHPDALPILRIDEPTLQMTFRQNDSPFAGKEGKFVTARQIEDRLRRELHTDVSLRVEDIGQAGAWSVSGRGELHLSILIETMRREGFELQASRPQVIYREIDGVQSEPYESVQIDTPDEYSSTVIDSLNQRKGEMVNMESVGNGQTRLTYMAPSRGLIGYSTEFMSATRGYGIFNHTYAEYRPVVRNWEPGRRNGALVSINQGTTTNYAIMGVEDRGQMFVGAGIEVYEGMIVGMNARDNDISVNVTKLKPQSNVRSSNKDQTSSIKTPRIMNLEASLEFLNDDEYVEVTPENVRIRKAILNTAEREKSAKRRKASTN; encoded by the coding sequence TTGGCAAATCGCGAAGACATTCGTAACATCGCTATCATTGCCCACGTCGATCACGGGAAGACGACGCTGGTTAACGAACTTTTGAAGCAATCAGACACATTGGATTCACGCAAGGAATTGGGTGATCGTGCAATGGATACTAACGATATTGAAAAAGAACGTGGTATCACTATCTTGTCAAAAAACACAGCCGTTAAGGTTGGGGACAAGCAAATTAACATTTTGGATACACCTGGACACGCGGACTTCGGTGGTGAAGTTGAACGTATCATGGGTATGGTTGATGGCGTGTTGTTGGTCGTTGATGCTTTTGAAGGTACAATGCCACAAACTCGTTTTGTGTTGAAAAAAGCTTTCGAACAACATTTGACACCAATCGTTATCGTTAACAAAGTGGACCGTCCTGGTGCACGTCCTGAAGAAGTTGTTGACGAAGTATTGGATTTGTTTATTGAATTAGGTGCCGATGAAGAAGATTTGGACTTCCCAGTTATCTTTGCTTCAGCGATGAACGGTACATCTTCTTTGTCACCAAATGTTGACGATCAAGAACATACGATGAAGCCAATTTTTGATGCTGTCTTTAATACAATTCCTTCACCAGTTGACAACTCAGATGAACCATTACAATTCCAAGTGGCAATGTTGGACTACAATGATTTCGTTGGTCGTATCGGTATTGGCCGTGTTAAGCGCGGAACAATTAAAATTGGTGACAACGTTGAAGTTTTGAAGTTGGATGGTTCAACACAAAGTTTCCGTGTAACTAAGCTTGCTGGTTTCATCGGGTTAGACCAAGTAGATATCCAAGAAGCTAAAGCTGGTGATTTGATTGCTGTCTCTGGTATGGAAGATATCTCTGTTGGTGAAACAGTTGCAGATCCTGCTCATCCAGATGCATTACCAATTTTACGTATCGACGAACCTACTTTGCAAATGACATTCCGTCAAAATGACAGTCCGTTTGCAGGTAAAGAAGGTAAGTTTGTTACTGCACGTCAAATTGAAGATCGTTTGCGTCGTGAATTGCATACTGATGTGTCATTGCGCGTTGAAGATATTGGACAAGCTGGTGCTTGGTCAGTGTCTGGTCGTGGTGAATTACACTTGTCAATTTTGATTGAAACGATGCGTCGTGAAGGCTTTGAGTTACAAGCTTCTCGTCCACAGGTTATTTACCGTGAAATTGATGGTGTTCAATCAGAACCATATGAATCAGTTCAAATCGATACACCTGATGAATATTCATCAACAGTTATTGATTCATTGAACCAACGTAAGGGTGAGATGGTCAACATGGAGTCTGTTGGTAACGGACAAACACGTTTGACTTATATGGCACCTTCACGTGGCTTAATTGGTTATTCAACTGAATTTATGTCAGCTACACGTGGATATGGTATTTTTAACCATACGTATGCTGAATATCGTCCAGTTGTTCGTAACTGGGAACCAGGACGTCGTAATGGTGCTTTGGTTTCTATTAACCAAGGAACAACTACAAACTATGCGATTATGGGTGTTGAAGATCGTGGACAAATGTTTGTTGGCGCTGGTATTGAAGTTTATGAAGGAATGATTGTTGGAATGAATGCGCGTGACAATGACATCTCAGTCAACGTTACAAAATTGAAGCCACAATCAAACGTTCGTTCATCAAACAAAGACCAAACATCTTCAATTAAGACACCACGCATCATGAATTTGGAAGCTTCTTTGGAATTCTTGAATGATGATGAATATGTTGAAGTAACTCCTGAAAACGTACGTATCCGTAAAGCTATCTTGAACACAGCTGAGCGTGAAAAGTCTGCTAAGCGTCGTAAGGCATCAACAAACTAA
- a CDS encoding inositol monophosphatase family protein yields the protein MSTLSPFEIQEIDQTVLVWLDELQKSTIAAMNQHLDVATKHDARDLVTNVDKSNEQIINKYIRKFDPDAQIVSEEGFGDKPISMAGHVWFVDPIDGTMNFYKQHDDFAIMIALYIDNQPILGWIMDVVNNIVYHGGPQMGVFANQLRLDPPENDALNQGIVLLSGARLLYGMFGYDEIAKSALGYRVIGAAGPSFIRVLRGQAVGYSSKMMSWDFAAGQVLAKTLGLIVSDIDGKQLDMLSSNIVLVATNRAHRDILALHRS from the coding sequence ATGAGCACATTAAGCCCATTTGAAATTCAAGAAATTGACCAAACTGTATTAGTGTGGCTTGATGAATTGCAAAAATCTACAATAGCGGCAATGAATCAGCATTTAGATGTAGCTACTAAACACGATGCACGTGATTTAGTTACAAATGTTGATAAAAGCAATGAGCAAATAATCAACAAGTACATTCGAAAATTTGATCCAGATGCACAAATTGTGAGTGAAGAGGGATTTGGTGATAAACCAATTAGTATGGCTGGACATGTGTGGTTTGTCGATCCAATTGATGGTACCATGAATTTCTATAAACAGCACGATGACTTTGCTATTATGATAGCACTTTACATTGATAACCAACCTATTTTAGGATGGATTATGGATGTGGTAAATAATATTGTTTATCATGGGGGTCCTCAAATGGGTGTTTTTGCCAATCAATTGCGGTTAGATCCACCAGAAAATGATGCGCTTAATCAAGGAATTGTTTTATTGAGTGGTGCGCGCTTGCTCTATGGGATGTTTGGATATGACGAAATTGCTAAAAGTGCCTTGGGATACCGAGTTATTGGCGCTGCTGGTCCGTCTTTTATCCGTGTCTTACGTGGTCAAGCCGTTGGATATTCTTCAAAAATGATGTCATGGGATTTTGCTGCTGGTCAAGTTTTAGCAAAAACATTAGGATTAATTGTTTCAGATATTGACGGAAAGCAGTTAGATATGTTATCATCTAACATAGTATTAGTTGCTACGAATCGAGCGCATCGCGATATTTTGGCGTTGCATAGAAGCTAG
- a CDS encoding UPF0223 family protein: protein MNENYVLPIDGDWTTQDIIIVTNFINSVLGVYEKGSSREEVLKNYDAYRKIMPAKSEQKKFDKDFERQTGYSIYKTIKFVQNSTKDRVRL from the coding sequence ATGAATGAAAATTATGTATTACCAATCGATGGTGATTGGACGACCCAAGATATTATTATTGTGACAAATTTTATAAACAGTGTGTTAGGTGTTTATGAAAAAGGATCTTCTCGTGAAGAGGTATTAAAAAACTACGATGCATACAGAAAAATAATGCCTGCCAAAAGCGAGCAGAAAAAATTTGATAAGGATTTTGAACGCCAAACGGGATACAGCATATATAAAACCATAAAATTTGTCCAAAATTCGACGAAAGACAGAGTACGCTTATGA